From one Aspergillus fumigatus Af293 chromosome 8, whole genome shotgun sequence genomic stretch:
- the mfsA gene encoding glucose-inactivated glycerol proton symporter STL1 — protein MWTTTSGLSGRSLRLSITFAAVVGFSLFGYNQGMMAGLLNGDEFVNSFPILKMPDNPTAGEKHYIDVIRGAVTSCYELGCFFGALFSMFCGNRLGRTRLIFMGASILIVGALLTTVCYTGKWEVGQFVIGRVVSGIGNGMNTATIPVWQSECSGAHNRGFLVCFEGAMIAGGTFIAYWVVFGISHAADSVQWRFPVALQIFFALVVATGALMLPDSPSWFVSRGLDNEACEVLGKIKGTSPDSDQVLHDFNLIKTDMESTKSEQSNWKTVFTFGKTQEFQRLLIGCSGQFFQQFTGCNAAIYYSTLLFQENLHMEKYLSLIMGGVFASVYALATIPSFFMIERVGRRKLYLIGFLGQGLSFVITFACLIKETEENSKGAAVGIFLFITFFAFTLLPLPWIYPPEINPLRTRTVGASASTCTNWMCNFAVVMFTPLFAGQSPWGVYLFFALFNFVGLIFGYFFYVETAGRELEEVDIIYAKAHVEGKMPFRVAHDLPKLSFEEIVQQSRELGLDTNDHVMLEKKELGLSSDSAQETEEVYEKQ, from the coding sequence ATGTGGACGACTACCAGCGGCTTGAGTGGTCGGTCGCTCCGGTTGAGCATCACCTTTGCCGCTGTCGTTGGATTCTCGCTCTTTGGCTACAATCAGGGCATGATGGCCGGTCTCCTCAACGGCGACGAGTTTGTTAACTCCTTCCCAATCCTCAAGATGCCCGACAATCCGACCGCAGGGGAGAAACACTACATCGACGTCATCCGTGGTGCTGTTACATCCTGCTATGAGCTTGGCTGTTTCTTCGGCGCGTTGTTCTCCATGTTCTGCGGCAATAGACTCGGCCGCACCCGCCTGATCTTCATGGGTGCCAGTATCCTGATCGTTGGCGCCTTGCTTACAACGGTCTGCTACACTGGTAAATGGGAGGTTGGTCAGTTTGTTATTGGCCGTGTTGTATCGGGCATTGGAAATGGTATGAACACGGCCACGATCCCGGTCTGGCAATCAGAATGCTCCGGCGCTCACAATCGCGGCTTCCTTGTCTGTTTCGAGGGCGCAATGATCGCTGGTGGCACGTTCATTGCCTACTGGGTGGTCTTCGGTATCTCGCACGCCGCGGACTCCGTCCAGTGGCGATTCCCTGTTGCGCTCCAGATCTTTTTCGCTCTGGTTGTGGCCACGGGTGCCTTGATGCTCCCGGATTCCCCGTCGTGGTTTGTATCGAGAGGACTTGATAACGAGGCTTGTGAAGTTCTTGGTAAGATCAAGGGCACCTCTCCCGATTCCGATCAAGTCCTTCACGACTTCAACCTTATCAAAACGGACATGGAATCCACCAAGAGCGAACAGTCAAACTGGAAGACGGTTTTCACTTTTGGCAAAACCCAGGAATTCCAGCGCCTGCTTATCGGTTGCTCGGGTCAGTTCTTCCAGCAGTTTACTGGCTGTAACGCTGCTATCTACTACTCGACATTGCTCTTCCAAGAGAATCTCCATATGGAAAAGTATCTGTCGCTGATTATGGGCGGTGTATTTGCGTCTGTTTACGCCCTTGCGACTATCCCGTCCTTCTTTATGATTGAAAGAGTCGGCCGTCGCAAGCTATACTTGATCGGCTTTCTAGGCCAGGGGCTTAGCTTCGTTATTACGTTCGCTTGCCTAATCAAGGAAACTGAGGAGAATTCCAAGGGTGCTGCTGTtggtatcttcctcttcatcactttcTTTGCGTTCACTCTCTTGCCACTGCCCTGGATCTACCCGCCAGAGATTAACCCCCTCCGTACCCGCACTGTGGGTGCATCGGCGTCAACCTGTACCAACTGGATGTGTAACTTTGCCGTGGTCATGTTCACCCCGCTTTTCGCCGGCCAGAGCCCATGGGGTGTTTATCTCTTCTTCGCACTGTTTAACTTCGTCGGGTTGATCTTCGGCTACTTCTTCTATGTCGAGACAGCCGGCCGTGAGCTCGAGGAAGTCGACATCATCTACGCCAAAGCCCATGTCGAAGGGAAGATGCCGTTCAGGGTCGCCCACGACCTGCCGAAGCTCAGCTTTGAAGAGATCGTCCAACAGTCTCGCGAGCTGGGCTTGGATACTAATGATCATGTTAtgcttgagaagaaggagcttgGCCTGAGCAGTGACAGCGCCCAGGAGACCGAGGAGGTCTATGAGAAGCAGTAA
- a CDS encoding LURP-one-related/scramblase family protein: MASQQLSPVPKPLALFDRFIAQQTETMALKEKVLSISGDSFDVKLANGQPIFQIKAKHMSLSGRKSVFDMAGNHLFDIVKEHLHIHTTFAAVDPHGKKLLEVKSSFSLVGSKTIATFTSSKTGSIETLKMKGNWLDTKVDIVDEATGAVVAQINRKLWQGREVFFDQQTYAVSVARGVDLALIAALCVCFDEKNNEK, from the exons ATGGCTTCGCAGCAGCTCTCTCCCGTCCCTAAGCCACTTGCTCTCTTTGACCGATTCATTGCTCAACAAACTGAGACGATGGCTCTAAAGGAGAAAGTCTTATCCATCTCTGGGGATAGTTTCGATGTGAAACTTGCAAATGGCCAGCCCATATTCCAGATTAAAGCCAAGCATATGAGCCTCTCTGGTCGCAAGTCTGTCTTTGACATGGCGGGTAATCATCTGTTTGATATTGTTAAGGAACATCTGCATATCCATACTACTTTCGCGGCCGTGGATCCCCATGGGAAGAAACTACTCGAAGTCAAGAGCAGCTTTTCTT TGGTGGGCTCCAAGACAATTGCGACATTTACGTCGTCCAAAACTGGCAGCATAGAAACATTGAAAATGAAGGGTAACTGGTTGGATACTAAGGTTGACATTGTTGATGAAGCCACGGGTGCGGTAGTGGCCCAGATCAACCGCAAGCTGTGGCAAGGGCGTGAGGTATTCTTCGACCAGCAGACCTATGCTGTTTCAGTAGCACGGGGGGTTGACCTGGCATTGATTGCTGCCCTCTGTGTCTGCTTTGATGAGAAGAATAATGAGAAATAG
- a CDS encoding putative beta-glucosidase — protein MWFPGICNGTIPEWRLNEMIRQILTPYYYSSQDHEYPTIDPSSYAVTAATYGILPAGEVTPAGRDVRGNHSLLIRKIGSAGTVLLKNKDKTLPIRPAWVIGVFGNDAPDINGGLLPEQQLRA, from the coding sequence ATGTGGTTTCCTGGTATTTGTAATGGAACTATTCCTGAATGGCGGTTGAATGAGATGATCCGTCAAATCCTTACGCCATACTACTATTCCAGCCAGGACCATGAGTACCCTACAATAGACCCATCCTCTTACGCGGTGACCGCAGCAACCTACGGTATCCTTCCTGCTGGTGAGGTCACACCAGCGGGTCGAGATGTTCGGGGTAACCACTCTTTGTTGATCCGCAAAATAGGCTCGGCAGGTACTGTGTTAttgaaaaataaggacaAAACACTTCCAATTCGGCCAGCCTGGGTCATTGGAGTCTTCGGTAACGATGCCCCAGACATCAATGGAGGTCTTCTTCCCGAACAACAACTACGGGCCTAA